In the genome of Afipia felis ATCC 53690, the window CGAGAAGCTTTGCCGTGAGACAGCCAGCCGCTTCGGCGCGGAGGCCGTGTGCCGGCAAACCAACCGCGAAGGGGAACTCGTCGACCTCATTCAGGATGCCGCAGCTAAGAAAGCCGTCGGCATCATCATCAATGCAGGCGGCTATTCACATACCTCAATCGCTATCCACGACGCTCTCGTCGGCGTGCAAATCCCTACGGTTGAAGTTCACGTCTCGAACGTCTATGCACGCGAACGTTTCCGTCACCAATCTTTCATCGCAAAGGCAGCTTTCGCGACGTTGTGCGGGTTTGGTATCGAGGGCTACAGGCTCGCGATCCAGGGCCTCGCCGCCCGGATCGGTCTAGCGGCGAAAGCCTGATCGATCACTGCCCTCGAGCAATCTCTGGAATCCGACATGGCCCGTGAGCCGCAAGACAAAACCAACCCCGGCAAAACC includes:
- the aroQ gene encoding type II 3-dehydroquinate dehydratase — protein: MTKTIYVLNGPNLNLLGTREPEIYGHHTLADVEKLCRETASRFGAEAVCRQTNREGELVDLIQDAAAKKAVGIIINAGGYSHTSIAIHDALVGVQIPTVEVHVSNVYARERFRHQSFIAKAAFATLCGFGIEGYRLAIQGLAARIGLAAKA